One window of Nocardia nova SH22a genomic DNA carries:
- a CDS encoding NAD(P)/FAD-dependent oxidoreductase: protein MTTPHRILVLGAGYAGLAAAGKLCRRPHGARITVVDARAELVERVRLHQLAAGQTVPRWDLRTLLERKGAEFVQGSVTAIDAATQEVSLSDGTILGYDTLIYTLGSSADADSVAGVRANAYPIATLEDIAALPSLSGRVAVVGGGATGIETAAELAESRPELSVALVSSEQPGHRLSERARRGIAAALRRLGVEVHSDAKVVEVTASGVVTADGDRIAAETVLWTTGFTTADLAARAGLAVDSHGRVLVDATLRTSDPHIYAAGDCAAITGPGGQELRMACATALPTGAQAASAALARMRGARPDELRFRYVLQCISLGRRAAVVQFVRADDAPTPRVLTGRPAAVVKELIVRGASLTARR from the coding sequence ATGACCACACCGCATCGCATTCTCGTACTGGGCGCCGGATATGCCGGACTGGCCGCGGCGGGCAAGCTCTGCCGCCGCCCGCACGGCGCCCGGATCACGGTCGTGGACGCGCGCGCCGAACTGGTCGAGCGCGTGCGGCTGCATCAGCTCGCCGCCGGGCAGACTGTTCCGCGATGGGATCTGCGCACCCTCCTGGAACGGAAGGGCGCGGAATTCGTCCAGGGCTCGGTGACCGCGATAGATGCTGCGACACAAGAGGTTTCGCTGTCGGACGGAACCATTCTCGGCTACGACACCCTCATCTACACCCTCGGCAGTTCCGCGGATGCCGACAGTGTCGCCGGGGTGCGCGCGAATGCGTATCCGATTGCGACACTGGAGGATATCGCCGCGCTGCCGTCACTGAGCGGGCGTGTCGCCGTCGTCGGTGGTGGTGCGACGGGTATCGAGACGGCCGCGGAACTCGCCGAATCCCGGCCGGAACTGTCGGTGGCACTGGTGAGTTCGGAGCAGCCCGGACATCGGCTGTCCGAGCGCGCGCGGCGCGGCATCGCCGCCGCACTGCGACGGCTCGGGGTGGAGGTGCACAGTGACGCCAAGGTCGTCGAGGTCACCGCGTCGGGAGTGGTGACCGCCGACGGCGACCGGATCGCGGCCGAAACCGTCCTGTGGACAACCGGTTTCACGACGGCCGACCTCGCCGCCCGCGCGGGCCTGGCGGTCGATTCGCACGGCCGCGTTCTGGTCGACGCCACCCTGCGCACCTCCGATCCGCACATCTACGCCGCGGGCGACTGCGCCGCGATCACCGGTCCCGGCGGACAGGAGTTGCGGATGGCCTGTGCGACGGCATTGCCGACCGGTGCGCAGGCGGCTTCGGCGGCACTCGCCCGGATGCGTGGCGCCCGACCGGACGAGCTGCGGTTCCGCTATGTCCTGCAGTGCATCAGCCTGGGGCGGCGGGCCGCGGTGGTCCAGTTCGTGCGTGCCGACGACGCACCGACGCCGCGGGTGCTGACCGGTCGCCCGGCGGCT
- a CDS encoding RNA polymerase sigma-70 factor, whose translation MDDTGLAEFERHRPRLFALAYRMLGTAGDAEDAVQETYLRWDATERDEIRSSEAWLTTVVVNLCRTWLDSARSRRETYTGPWLPEPVPTGNGDLGPMESAEQRELVSLAVLTLLERLSPAERAVFVLREAFGYAHREIADMLELSEANSQQLYRRARQHVRSERPRFDAEPARARELFERFLAAARRGDVAALEAMFTADVVSLADGGGKMGAARHPIVGASRVARYLAGLFHRDVEGLELTVEEVNGAPAAVARVHGSMLLIGAVDGGPEGISAVRLIVNPDKLAYFGRVAA comes from the coding sequence ATGGACGACACGGGACTGGCCGAATTCGAACGCCATCGCCCTCGCCTGTTCGCCCTCGCCTATCGCATGCTCGGCACCGCCGGCGACGCCGAGGACGCGGTCCAGGAGACCTATCTGCGCTGGGACGCCACCGAGCGGGACGAGATCCGTTCCTCCGAGGCATGGCTCACCACGGTCGTGGTGAATCTCTGCCGGACGTGGCTGGATTCGGCCCGCAGCCGCCGCGAGACCTATACCGGCCCGTGGTTGCCCGAACCGGTGCCGACCGGGAACGGTGATCTGGGGCCGATGGAATCGGCCGAGCAGCGCGAGCTGGTGTCGCTGGCGGTGCTGACACTGCTGGAACGCCTGTCCCCGGCCGAGCGCGCGGTCTTCGTGCTGCGCGAGGCGTTCGGCTACGCCCACCGCGAGATCGCCGACATGCTCGAGCTGAGCGAGGCGAATTCCCAGCAGCTGTATCGCCGGGCCCGCCAGCACGTGCGCAGCGAACGCCCGCGTTTCGATGCCGAACCGGCTCGTGCGCGGGAACTGTTCGAGCGTTTCCTCGCCGCCGCCCGGCGTGGTGATGTCGCCGCGCTGGAGGCGATGTTCACCGCCGATGTCGTCTCGCTCGCCGACGGCGGCGGCAAGATGGGCGCCGCCCGCCACCCGATCGTGGGCGCGTCCCGGGTGGCCCGCTACCTGGCGGGTCTGTTCCACCGCGATGTCGAGGGGCTCGAGCTCACCGTCGAGGAGGTCAACGGCGCACCGGCGGCGGTGGCCCGCGTGCACGGGTCGATGTTGCTGATCGGAGCTGTCGACGGTGGCCCCGAGGGGATTTCGGCCGTCCGGTTGATCGTCAACCCCGACAAACTCGCCTACTTCGGCCGAGTCGCGGCGTGA
- a CDS encoding ATP-binding protein — MTDNVTGTRTLCDPAELRTLFLFEKLDDEQLAWLCREGRVEYFEPGPVYREGEEATCFYVLMDGEVVLSKLSAGEDLELVRTDHRGSYAGAWTAYMGERADRNYTGSLTVTKPSKFFVLGADTFAQMMQEWFPMALHLLEGVFFGNRNTNEIIGRRERLLALGSLSAGLTHELNNPAAAAVRATSSLRDRVAGMRHKLKMMAHGKFDSATLESLVQLQEEAATQVAKAPTLTPLEAADREDELGDWLDDHGIDGGWDLAPNFVQAGFDIDWMERVSATLGECDRGVFEGAIRWLNYTVETELLMNEITDSTGRISSLVHAAKQYSQMDRAPFQVVDIHELLDSTLVMLARKIGDHITVIKEYDHTLPEVPCYAAELNQVWTNLIDNAVAAMSGTGTLSIRTYRENDCAAVEIGDTGPGVPEALRDRIFEPFFTTKPVGEGTGLGLDISFRIVVNKHGGDIRVESQPGDTRFIVRLPLTAPGRGADAES, encoded by the coding sequence GTGACCGACAATGTGACGGGCACCCGGACGCTCTGCGATCCGGCGGAGCTGCGCACCCTGTTCCTGTTCGAGAAACTCGACGACGAACAGCTCGCCTGGCTGTGCCGCGAGGGCCGGGTCGAATATTTCGAACCCGGCCCGGTCTACCGCGAGGGCGAGGAAGCGACCTGCTTCTACGTGCTCATGGACGGTGAGGTCGTGCTGTCGAAGCTGTCCGCGGGTGAGGATCTCGAACTCGTGCGCACCGATCACCGCGGGTCCTACGCGGGTGCGTGGACGGCCTACATGGGCGAGCGCGCCGACCGGAACTACACCGGTTCGCTGACCGTGACGAAACCGTCGAAGTTCTTCGTACTCGGCGCCGACACCTTCGCGCAGATGATGCAGGAATGGTTCCCGATGGCGCTGCACCTGCTCGAAGGCGTGTTCTTCGGCAACCGCAACACCAACGAGATCATCGGGCGGCGCGAGCGGTTGCTGGCCCTGGGATCGCTGTCGGCAGGGCTCACCCACGAGTTGAACAATCCGGCGGCCGCGGCGGTCCGGGCCACCTCGTCACTGCGCGACCGGGTCGCCGGGATGCGGCACAAACTCAAGATGATGGCGCACGGCAAATTCGATTCCGCCACCCTGGAATCGCTGGTGCAGCTGCAGGAGGAGGCCGCGACCCAGGTCGCCAAGGCCCCGACGCTGACCCCGCTGGAGGCCGCGGACCGCGAGGACGAACTCGGCGACTGGCTGGACGATCACGGCATCGACGGCGGCTGGGATCTGGCCCCGAACTTCGTCCAGGCCGGATTCGACATCGACTGGATGGAGCGCGTCTCGGCCACCCTCGGCGAATGCGACCGGGGCGTGTTCGAGGGGGCGATCCGCTGGCTGAACTACACGGTCGAAACCGAACTCCTGATGAACGAGATCACCGATTCGACCGGCCGGATCTCCTCGCTCGTCCATGCGGCCAAACAGTATTCGCAGATGGACCGGGCGCCGTTCCAGGTGGTCGACATCCACGAACTGCTCGACAGCACGCTCGTGATGCTCGCCCGCAAGATCGGCGATCACATCACCGTGATCAAGGAATACGATCACACGCTGCCCGAAGTGCCCTGTTACGCAGCGGAATTGAATCAGGTGTGGACCAACCTCATCGACAACGCGGTCGCCGCGATGTCCGGTACGGGCACCCTGTCGATTCGTACGTATCGGGAGAACGACTGCGCCGCGGTGGAGATCGGCGATACCGGCCCCGGTGTGCCGGAGGCGTTGCGGGACCGCATCTTCGAGCCGTTCTTCACCACCAAACCGGTCGGTGAGGGCACGGGTCTGGGCCTGGACATCTCGTTCCGGATCGTGGTGAACAAACACGGCGGTGACATCCGGGTGGAGTCGCAGCCCGGCGACACCAGATTCATCGTCCGCCTCCCGCTGACGGCCCCCGGCCGAGGCGCCGACGCCGAATCCTGA
- a CDS encoding FAD-dependent oxidoreductase, whose product MTSPAAVKPVILSVDDDPGVSRAVVRDLRRRYGADYRTMRADSGDSALEVLRELKLRGQPVAVLIADYRMPGMDGIQFLEHAIDLHPYARRVLLTAYADTNAAIDAINVVDLDHYLLKPWDPPEEKLYPVVDALLESWRGDDRRPVHETKIIGHRWSARGSEVREFLARNQLPYRWYLADDPEGQRLLEAAGADAEQCPVVIDPSGDVLLSPSDSELAECVGLSTDPSGEFYDLIVIGGGPAGLGAAVYGASEGLRTVLVERTATGGQAGQSSRIENYLGFPDGLSGAQLADRARRQAVKFGAELITAREVVGLEVCGSARRVLFADGSCVSAHSVLIATGVNYRHHPAPGVDDFTGRGVYYGSAMTEAADCADRDVYIVGGANSAGQAAVFLSRQAGSVHILVRGASLEQSMSHYLIQQIEAVPNIKVHTNTEVVAADGSDHLERIVLRNNATGAEEKVAAERLFLFIGAAPETDWLAGLLVRDDAGYLLAGPDLVIDGARPAGWELPRAPHHLETSIPGVFVAGDVRSESAKRVASAVGEGAMAVMLVHRYLAKQ is encoded by the coding sequence GTGACATCACCAGCTGCCGTCAAACCGGTAATCCTCAGCGTCGACGACGACCCCGGGGTATCCCGGGCCGTGGTCCGCGATCTGCGGCGGCGATACGGCGCGGACTATCGCACCATGCGCGCGGACTCCGGCGATTCCGCACTCGAGGTGCTGCGCGAGCTGAAGCTGCGCGGCCAGCCGGTGGCGGTACTGATCGCCGACTACCGGATGCCGGGAATGGACGGGATCCAGTTCCTGGAACACGCGATCGACCTGCACCCCTACGCCCGGCGGGTACTGCTCACCGCCTACGCCGACACCAACGCCGCGATCGACGCGATCAACGTCGTCGATCTGGACCACTATCTGCTCAAGCCCTGGGATCCGCCGGAGGAGAAGCTGTATCCGGTGGTCGACGCCCTGCTGGAATCCTGGCGCGGTGACGACCGCCGCCCGGTGCACGAAACGAAGATCATCGGGCATCGCTGGTCGGCCCGCGGTTCCGAGGTGCGCGAGTTCCTGGCCCGCAACCAGCTGCCGTACCGCTGGTATCTGGCCGACGATCCGGAGGGACAACGCCTGCTGGAGGCCGCCGGAGCCGATGCCGAGCAGTGTCCGGTGGTCATCGACCCCAGCGGCGATGTGCTGCTGTCACCCTCGGACAGCGAACTGGCCGAATGCGTGGGTCTCAGTACCGATCCCAGTGGCGAGTTCTACGACCTGATCGTCATCGGCGGTGGTCCGGCCGGACTCGGCGCCGCGGTCTACGGCGCCTCCGAGGGACTGCGGACGGTGCTCGTCGAACGCACCGCCACCGGTGGCCAGGCCGGGCAGAGCTCACGCATCGAGAACTATCTCGGATTTCCCGATGGTCTGTCCGGTGCGCAGCTGGCCGATCGGGCCCGTCGCCAGGCCGTCAAATTCGGCGCCGAACTCATCACCGCGCGGGAGGTGGTGGGCCTCGAGGTGTGCGGTTCGGCGCGACGGGTGCTGTTCGCCGACGGTTCGTGCGTGAGTGCGCACTCGGTCCTGATCGCGACCGGCGTCAACTACCGTCACCACCCCGCGCCGGGCGTGGACGATTTCACCGGCCGCGGCGTGTACTACGGCTCGGCGATGACCGAGGCCGCCGACTGTGCCGATCGCGACGTCTACATCGTCGGCGGCGCGAACTCCGCCGGTCAGGCCGCGGTGTTCCTGTCCCGGCAGGCCGGTTCGGTGCACATCCTGGTGCGCGGCGCCTCGCTGGAACAGTCGATGTCGCACTATCTGATCCAGCAGATCGAGGCCGTCCCGAATATCAAGGTGCACACCAACACCGAGGTGGTCGCCGCGGACGGCAGCGATCACCTGGAACGAATCGTGTTGCGCAACAACGCCACCGGGGCGGAGGAGAAGGTCGCCGCCGAACGCCTGTTCCTGTTCATCGGCGCGGCGCCCGAAACCGATTGGCTGGCCGGGCTTCTCGTCCGCGACGACGCGGGCTATCTGCTGGCCGGACCCGATCTGGTGATCGACGGCGCGCGACCGGCGGGCTGGGAACTGCCCCGCGCCCCACATCATCTCGAAACCAGCATCCCGGGCGTCTTCGTCGCGGGCGATGTGCGCTCCGAATCGGCGAAGCGGGTCGCGTCCGCGGTCGGTGAGGGCGCGATGGCCGTCATGCTGGTCCACCGTTATCTCGCCAAACAATAG
- a CDS encoding SRPBCC family protein, with protein sequence MPNPLEATIDIAAAPERVWAVVSDLSRMPEFSPTTKKMIPLGTPRAGTWTINVNKIGWKVYPTTSRIVRFEPNRAFAFRMNENSTVWSYTLEATDSGTRVTERRDVPNGVTKPVRVMIDKLLGGERQFESDLVTGMQETLGRIKTAAEH encoded by the coding sequence TTGCCGAACCCGCTAGAGGCCACCATCGATATCGCCGCCGCGCCCGAGCGCGTCTGGGCGGTGGTCTCCGATCTGTCCCGCATGCCGGAATTCAGCCCGACCACCAAGAAGATGATCCCGCTGGGCACACCGCGCGCCGGGACCTGGACGATCAACGTCAACAAGATCGGATGGAAGGTGTATCCGACCACCTCGCGCATCGTCCGGTTCGAGCCCAACCGGGCCTTCGCGTTCCGGATGAACGAGAACAGCACCGTGTGGAGCTACACCCTCGAGGCCACCGATTCCGGCACCCGGGTCACCGAGCGCCGCGATGTCCCGAACGGTGTCACCAAGCCCGTTCGCGTGATGATCGACAAACTGCTCGGCGGCGAACGGCAATTCGAGAGCGATCTGGTGACGGGAATGCAGGAGACCCTCGGCCGGATCAAGACCGCGGCCGAGCACTAG
- a CDS encoding SIMPL domain-containing protein — MRRFTGIVAVIAGTILLLTGCGSSDSGTSREVTVVGTGQVRGAPDTLNADVGVEVTAPDVSTAIDQANDKAKAVTDAMVTAGAKREDIQTTDVAVQPQYGPDRNVTGYTATNTVHVVVRDLPKASAILSAAVQAGGNATRISGVSFALDDNSKLLADARAGAFADAKARANQYAVLSGLKLRDVKTINETRSGESTAPQAKAQFAAPDVPLEPGQQTVTFTVTVTWNMG, encoded by the coding sequence ATGCGACGATTCACGGGCATTGTGGCGGTGATCGCGGGGACGATTCTCCTGCTGACCGGTTGCGGCAGTTCGGATTCGGGCACCTCGCGCGAGGTGACGGTGGTGGGCACCGGACAGGTGCGCGGGGCGCCGGACACCCTGAACGCGGACGTGGGTGTCGAGGTGACCGCGCCCGATGTCTCCACCGCGATCGACCAGGCCAACGACAAGGCCAAGGCGGTCACCGACGCCATGGTGACCGCGGGCGCCAAACGGGAGGACATCCAGACCACCGATGTCGCGGTCCAGCCGCAGTACGGTCCCGACCGCAATGTCACCGGGTACACCGCGACCAATACGGTCCACGTCGTGGTGCGGGATCTGCCCAAGGCGTCGGCCATCCTGTCGGCGGCGGTGCAGGCCGGTGGGAACGCCACCCGGATCAGCGGTGTCTCGTTCGCGCTGGACGACAATTCGAAACTGCTCGCCGACGCCCGGGCCGGTGCGTTCGCCGATGCCAAGGCGCGCGCGAACCAGTATGCGGTGCTGTCGGGGCTGAAGTTGCGGGATGTCAAGACCATCAACGAGACCCGCAGCGGGGAGTCGACCGCACCGCAGGCCAAGGCGCAGTTCGCGGCGCCGGATGTGCCGCTGGAACCGGGGCAGCAGACGGTGACCTTCACGGTGACCGTCACCTGGAATATGGGCTGA
- a CDS encoding beta-ketoacyl-ACP synthase III → MAARLAQITGVEHTAMLGLGVYRPARVVTNEEVAGAIDSSDEWIRTRSGIRTRRFASDSETIVGMSAAAARDAIAAAGITAEQVDCVIVATSTWLLLTPAAAPQIATELGMNHPAAFDISAGCAGFCHALALASDLVKGGTAGHVLVVGVEKLTDAINPADRGTAFLFADGAGAVVVGPSDEPGIGPTVWGSDGEQHHAIRQDKDWMEFFDEIDERGTDAVRPYLAMEGTAVFRWAAHSLKKVCLDAIERAGLTSGEIDAMVPHQANGRIIEIMARELDLSANCALANDIEEAGNTSAASIPLAMEAVLRSGESKPGAAALLVAFGAGLSYAAQVAKLPNWQSSADIAE, encoded by the coding sequence ATGGCTGCTCGACTCGCCCAGATCACCGGGGTGGAGCACACGGCGATGCTCGGGCTCGGCGTGTACCGCCCGGCCCGGGTCGTAACCAACGAGGAGGTCGCCGGAGCGATCGACTCCAGCGACGAATGGATCCGGACGCGCTCGGGCATCCGGACACGGCGGTTCGCCTCCGACTCCGAGACCATTGTCGGAATGAGTGCCGCGGCGGCCCGCGATGCGATCGCGGCCGCCGGAATCACCGCCGAACAGGTGGACTGCGTCATCGTGGCGACTTCCACGTGGCTGCTGCTGACCCCGGCGGCCGCTCCGCAGATCGCCACCGAACTGGGGATGAACCATCCGGCGGCGTTCGACATCTCGGCGGGTTGCGCCGGTTTCTGCCACGCGCTGGCGTTGGCCTCGGATCTGGTCAAGGGCGGCACCGCCGGACATGTGCTGGTCGTCGGCGTCGAGAAGCTCACCGACGCGATCAACCCGGCCGACCGCGGCACCGCCTTCCTGTTCGCCGACGGTGCGGGCGCGGTGGTCGTGGGTCCGTCCGACGAACCGGGCATCGGCCCGACCGTCTGGGGTTCCGACGGCGAGCAGCACCACGCCATCCGGCAGGACAAGGACTGGATGGAGTTCTTCGACGAGATCGACGAGCGGGGCACCGACGCGGTGCGTCCCTATCTCGCGATGGAGGGCACCGCGGTCTTCCGCTGGGCCGCGCATTCGCTGAAGAAGGTGTGCCTGGACGCGATCGAGCGTGCGGGCCTGACCTCCGGCGAGATCGACGCGATGGTCCCGCACCAGGCCAACGGCCGCATCATCGAGATCATGGCGCGAGAACTCGACCTGTCGGCCAACTGCGCGCTGGCCAACGACATCGAGGAAGCCGGCAACACCTCGGCGGCCTCGATTCCGCTGGCCATGGAGGCGGTGCTGCGCTCCGGTGAGAGCAAGCCGGGCGCCGCGGCGCTGCTGGTCGCCTTCGGCGCCGGACTGTCCTACGCCGCACAGGTGGCGAAGCTGCCCAATTGGCAGTCCTCCGCCGACATCGCGGAGTAG